A region from the Azospirillum fermentarium genome encodes:
- the gcvT gene encoding glycine cleavage system aminomethyltransferase GcvT produces the protein MADHDPATPLKSTPLHALHVELKARMVPFAGYDMPVQYPAGILKEHLHTRARAGLFDVSHMGQVRLVGDDPAAALETLVPGDIRGLGQGRMRYTLFTNDQGGILDDLMVTNAGDHLFLVVNAACKEQDIAHLTNALKGKVDVEPLPDAALMALQGPEAAAVLARFIPEAATMKFMSLLPATFKGIPVLITRSGYTGEDGYEISCASADAEAIARALLAEDGVEAIGLGARDSLRLEAGLCLYGHDITTTTTPVEAALEWTLPKRRRAEGGFPGAGIILKQLAEGATRRRVGLRPDGRQPAREHTGIQDAAGTTIGEITSGGFGPTANGPVAMGYVDIAHAAPGTALTLNVRGKPLPARVAPTPFVPQRYYRG, from the coding sequence GTGGCCGATCACGACCCCGCCACCCCGCTTAAAAGCACCCCCCTTCACGCGCTCCATGTGGAGTTGAAGGCCCGCATGGTGCCCTTTGCCGGCTATGACATGCCGGTGCAGTACCCCGCCGGCATCCTGAAGGAACATCTGCACACCCGCGCCCGCGCCGGGCTGTTCGACGTGTCCCACATGGGGCAGGTGCGGCTGGTGGGCGATGACCCGGCGGCGGCGCTGGAAACCCTGGTGCCCGGCGACATCCGCGGCCTGGGACAGGGCCGCATGCGCTACACCCTGTTCACCAACGACCAGGGCGGCATTCTCGACGACCTGATGGTCACCAACGCCGGCGATCATCTGTTCCTCGTGGTCAACGCCGCCTGCAAGGAGCAGGACATCGCCCACCTGACCAACGCCCTGAAGGGCAAGGTGGATGTGGAGCCGCTGCCCGACGCGGCCCTGATGGCGCTCCAGGGGCCGGAGGCCGCCGCCGTGCTGGCCCGCTTCATCCCCGAAGCCGCCACTATGAAATTCATGAGCCTGCTGCCGGCCACCTTCAAGGGCATCCCCGTGCTCATCACCCGCTCCGGCTACACGGGTGAGGACGGGTACGAGATCTCCTGCGCCTCGGCCGACGCCGAGGCCATCGCCCGCGCCCTGCTGGCCGAGGACGGGGTGGAGGCCATCGGCCTGGGTGCCCGCGATTCCCTGCGGCTGGAAGCCGGTCTGTGCCTGTACGGCCACGACATCACCACCACCACCACCCCGGTGGAAGCGGCGCTGGAATGGACTCTTCCGAAGCGCCGCCGTGCCGAGGGCGGCTTCCCCGGTGCGGGCATCATCCTGAAGCAGCTGGCCGAGGGGGCCACCCGCCGCCGCGTCGGCCTGCGCCCCGACGGCCGTCAGCCCGCCCGTGAACACACCGGGATCCAGGACGCCGCCGGCACCACCATCGGCGAGATCACCAGCGGCGGCTTCGGCCCCACGGCCAACGGCCCCGTCGCCATGGGCTATGTGGACATCGCCCACGCCGCCCCCGGCACCGCCCTGACGCTGAACGTGCGCGGCAAGCCGCTGCCGGCCCGCGTGGCGCCCACCCCCTTCGTGCCCCAGCGCTATTACCGGGGCTGA
- the gcvH gene encoding glycine cleavage system protein GcvH: protein MTVKYTKDHEWIKVDGTTGTVGISDYAQSQLGDVVFVELPEVGRELTQGGESAVVESVKAASEVYAPVAGTVTAANEALVDEPALVNSAAQTGGWFYQITIADPSQLDGLMDEDAYKAYVEGLA from the coding sequence ATGACCGTGAAGTACACCAAGGACCACGAGTGGATTAAGGTGGACGGCACCACCGGCACCGTCGGCATCAGCGACTACGCCCAGAGCCAGCTTGGCGACGTGGTGTTCGTGGAACTGCCCGAGGTGGGCCGCGAACTGACCCAGGGCGGCGAATCCGCCGTGGTCGAATCGGTCAAGGCCGCGTCGGAGGTCTATGCCCCCGTCGCCGGTACCGTCACCGCCGCCAACGAGGCGCTGGTGGACGAACCGGCCCTGGTGAACTCCGCCGCCCAGACCGGCGGCTGGTTCTATCAGATCACCATCGCCGACCCGTCGCAGCTTGACGGGCTGATGGATGAGGACGCGTACAAGGCGTATGTGGAAGGGCTGGCCTGA
- the gcvPA gene encoding aminomethyl-transferring glycine dehydrogenase subunit GcvPA, with product MRYLPLTEADRAEMLSVIGAPSVDALFRDVPDAAHLSGPIQGLPNHMGELAVERTLAAMAAKNVAAGSVPFFLGAGAYRHHVPATVDYMVQRGEFLTAYTPYQPEVSQGTLQVLFEFQSQVALLTGMDVANASMYDGATACAEAVMMANRVTRRKKAILSGGLHPHYRDTTTTDAHFIGFDTAVQPADPLGTEDLEALVDSDTACVVVQNPSVFGHVRDLSALSAACKAKGALLIVVVTEVVSLGLLPAPGAMGADVVVAEGQSLGNPLTFGGPYVGLFAVKDKYVRQMPGRLCGQTVDADGKRGFVLTLSTREQHIRREKATSNICTNAGLCALAFSIHLSLLGEAGFTKLARLNHATAVQLADKLAAVKGVEVLNSGFFNEFTVRLSRPAADVVEQLAARGILAGVPVSRLFAGEHPDLLLVAATETTTASDIDALAAALAEVL from the coding sequence ATGCGTTACCTGCCCCTGACCGAGGCCGACCGCGCGGAGATGCTGTCCGTCATCGGCGCGCCGTCGGTGGACGCGCTGTTCCGCGACGTGCCCGATGCGGCGCACCTTTCCGGCCCCATTCAGGGGCTGCCCAACCACATGGGCGAACTGGCGGTCGAGCGCACGCTGGCCGCCATGGCGGCGAAGAACGTGGCCGCCGGCTCGGTGCCCTTCTTCCTGGGCGCCGGCGCCTACCGTCACCATGTGCCGGCGACGGTGGATTACATGGTGCAGCGCGGTGAGTTCCTCACCGCCTACACCCCCTATCAGCCCGAGGTGAGCCAGGGCACGCTGCAGGTTCTGTTCGAGTTCCAGAGCCAGGTGGCGCTGCTGACCGGCATGGACGTGGCCAACGCCTCCATGTACGACGGGGCGACCGCCTGCGCCGAGGCGGTGATGATGGCCAACCGCGTCACCCGGCGGAAGAAGGCCATCCTGTCCGGTGGCCTGCACCCCCATTACCGCGACACCACCACCACCGACGCCCATTTCATCGGTTTCGACACCGCGGTCCAGCCCGCCGATCCGCTGGGCACCGAGGATCTGGAAGCGCTGGTGGATTCCGACACCGCCTGCGTGGTGGTGCAGAACCCCAGCGTCTTCGGTCACGTCCGCGACCTGTCCGCCCTGTCCGCCGCCTGCAAGGCCAAGGGTGCGCTGCTGATCGTGGTGGTGACCGAGGTGGTGTCGCTCGGCCTGCTGCCCGCCCCCGGCGCCATGGGTGCCGACGTGGTGGTGGCGGAAGGCCAGTCGCTGGGCAACCCGCTGACCTTCGGCGGCCCCTACGTCGGCCTGTTCGCGGTGAAGGACAAGTACGTCCGCCAGATGCCGGGCCGCCTGTGCGGCCAGACCGTGGACGCCGACGGCAAGCGCGGCTTCGTGCTGACGCTGTCCACCCGCGAGCAGCACATCCGCCGCGAAAAGGCCACGTCGAACATCTGCACCAACGCCGGCCTGTGCGCGCTGGCCTTCTCCATCCACCTGTCGCTGCTGGGCGAGGCGGGCTTCACCAAGCTGGCGCGCCTGAACCACGCCACCGCCGTGCAACTGGCGGACAAGCTGGCCGCGGTGAAGGGGGTGGAGGTGCTGAACAGCGGCTTCTTCAACGAATTCACCGTCCGCCTGTCCCGCCCGGCGGCGGATGTGGTGGAACAGTTGGCCGCCCGCGGCATCCTGGCCGGTGTGCCGGTGTCGCGCCTGTTCGCCGGTGAACACCCCGACCTGCTGCTGGTCGCCGCCACCGAAACCACCACCGCGTCCGACATCGACGCGCTCGCTGCCGCCCTGGCGGAGGTTCTGTGA